In a genomic window of Leisingera caerulea DSM 24564:
- the xdhC gene encoding xanthine dehydrogenase accessory protein XdhC yields the protein MGFDVEELRRAVAAHGRVVRVVIAAIRGSSPREAGTAMLVWQDGQSGTIGGGTLEYEAAEAARGQVAPKQISTHALGPDLGQCCGGAVTLFSEVYEAADLAALDADIIARPASPAMMPMAVKRLLADARSQGLAPAPQLVDGWMIEPVHQPQLPVWIWGAGHVGRALVNVLAPLPDLQITWVDTDAARFPAEIPAGVTAVPAADVALLVRHAPENAAHLVLTYSHALDLALCHALLSHGFAFTGLIGSKTKWARFRSRLAALGHSPGAIARITCPIGDPELGKHPQMIAVGVAAQLLRHGKEDEQREDRRA from the coding sequence ATGGGATTTGATGTCGAGGAGCTGCGCCGGGCGGTTGCCGCGCATGGCCGCGTGGTGCGGGTGGTAATTGCCGCCATCCGCGGCTCCTCCCCGCGCGAGGCGGGCACCGCGATGCTGGTCTGGCAGGACGGCCAGTCCGGCACCATCGGCGGCGGCACCCTGGAGTATGAGGCGGCAGAGGCCGCCCGCGGGCAAGTGGCCCCCAAGCAGATCAGCACCCACGCGCTGGGGCCGGATCTGGGCCAGTGCTGCGGCGGTGCGGTGACGCTTTTCAGCGAAGTCTACGAGGCCGCAGACCTGGCCGCGCTGGACGCGGACATCATTGCCCGCCCGGCCAGCCCGGCGATGATGCCGATGGCGGTGAAGCGGCTCCTAGCGGACGCCCGCAGCCAGGGGCTGGCGCCGGCGCCGCAGCTGGTGGATGGCTGGATGATTGAACCGGTGCACCAGCCGCAGCTACCAGTCTGGATCTGGGGCGCGGGCCATGTCGGCCGGGCGCTGGTCAATGTGCTGGCGCCGCTGCCGGACCTGCAGATCACCTGGGTGGACACCGACGCCGCGCGGTTCCCGGCAGAGATCCCCGCCGGCGTCACCGCGGTTCCGGCAGCTGACGTTGCGCTCCTTGTGCGCCATGCGCCTGAAAACGCTGCGCATTTGGTGCTGACCTATTCCCATGCGCTGGATCTGGCGCTATGCCACGCGCTGTTGAGTCATGGCTTTGCCTTTACCGGGCTGATCGGCTCCAAAACCAAATGGGCGCGGTTCCGCTCGCGTCTTGCCGCCTTGGGGCACTCTCCCGGGGCAATCGCAAGGATCACCTGCCCGATCGGCGATCCGGAACTTGGAAAACATCCGCAGATGATTGCGGTCGGTGTTGCGGCGCAGCTGCTGCGGCATGGAAAAGAAGACGAACAGAGAGAGGACCGGCGCGCGTGA
- a CDS encoding ABC transporter ATP-binding protein codes for MSVPLLSLQGLTKAYPGVVANDTVSFDIGEGEVHALLGENGAGKSTLVKMIYGLVKPDSGQMLLRGEPFAPAEPRAARADGIAMVFQHFSLFDALNVAENIALGMENPPEMRDLAARIREVSETYGLPLDPFRTVGDLSAGERQRVEIIRCLLQDPKLLIMDEPTSVLTPQEVDILFETLQKLRSEGTSILYISHKLEEIRTLCDHATILRLGKNVGECTPADTSARDMAEMMVGSTLQTPQREAREFGPVAMDISGLSVPAPSAFGTALKNVHLTVRKGEILGIGGVAGNGQDELLGVLSGETLTEADAVKLHGQPIGKLGPTARRKLGVLAAPEERLGHAAAPDMSLTENAMLTGSVREGLEKNGFLDWGKTKDFAERIIKAFDVRTPGPGNAARSLSGGNLQKYVIGREVLQNPEVLVVNQPTWGVDAAAAAAIRQSLLDLAAKGAAVICISQDLDELMEISDSFAALNEGRLSAPRKAAGLTVDEIGLMMGGAHGMEVAHV; via the coding sequence GTGAGTGTACCACTGTTGAGCCTGCAAGGCCTGACCAAGGCCTACCCCGGGGTTGTGGCCAATGACACCGTTTCCTTTGACATCGGCGAGGGAGAGGTTCACGCCCTGCTCGGCGAAAACGGCGCCGGGAAATCGACGCTGGTCAAGATGATCTATGGGCTGGTGAAGCCCGACAGCGGCCAGATGCTCTTGCGCGGGGAGCCCTTTGCCCCGGCTGAGCCGCGCGCGGCACGCGCTGACGGCATCGCCATGGTATTCCAGCATTTCTCCCTGTTCGACGCTCTGAACGTGGCCGAGAACATTGCGCTCGGCATGGAGAACCCGCCGGAGATGCGCGACCTCGCCGCCCGGATCCGCGAGGTGTCGGAAACCTATGGCCTGCCGCTGGACCCGTTCCGCACCGTCGGCGACCTGTCCGCGGGCGAACGCCAGCGGGTCGAGATCATCCGCTGCCTGCTGCAGGACCCGAAACTGCTGATCATGGACGAGCCGACCTCGGTGCTGACGCCGCAGGAAGTCGATATCCTGTTCGAAACCCTGCAGAAACTGCGCTCCGAAGGCACCTCGATCCTTTATATCTCGCACAAGCTGGAGGAAATCCGCACCCTGTGCGACCACGCCACCATCCTGCGGCTGGGCAAGAATGTGGGCGAATGCACCCCGGCTGACACCTCGGCCCGCGATATGGCGGAAATGATGGTCGGCAGCACCCTGCAAACACCCCAGCGCGAAGCCCGCGAGTTCGGCCCCGTCGCGATGGATATTTCGGGACTGTCGGTGCCGGCGCCATCCGCCTTCGGCACCGCGCTGAAGAACGTGCATCTGACCGTGCGCAAGGGCGAGATCCTCGGCATCGGCGGCGTTGCCGGCAACGGCCAGGACGAATTGCTGGGCGTCCTCTCCGGCGAAACCCTGACCGAGGCGGATGCGGTGAAGCTGCATGGGCAGCCCATCGGCAAGCTGGGCCCCACGGCCCGGCGCAAGCTCGGCGTGCTGGCAGCACCCGAGGAACGCCTCGGCCACGCCGCCGCGCCTGATATGAGCCTGACGGAAAACGCCATGCTCACCGGCTCGGTGCGCGAGGGGCTGGAGAAGAACGGTTTTCTGGATTGGGGCAAGACCAAAGACTTCGCCGAGCGCATCATCAAGGCGTTTGACGTGCGCACCCCCGGCCCCGGCAATGCGGCGCGGTCGCTGTCGGGCGGCAACCTGCAGAAATACGTGATCGGCCGCGAGGTGCTGCAGAACCCCGAGGTGCTGGTGGTCAACCAGCCGACCTGGGGCGTCGATGCCGCCGCCGCCGCCGCGATCCGCCAGTCGCTGCTGGATCTGGCCGCCAAGGGCGCCGCAGTGATCTGCATCAGCCAGGACCTGGATGAGCTGATGGAAATCTCCGACAGCTTTGCCGCCCTGAACGAAGGCCGCCTCAGCGCGCCGCGCAAGGCTGCGGGGCTGACGGTGGACGAGATCGGCCTGATGATGGGCGGCGCGCATGGGATGGAGGTGGCGCATGTCTGA
- a CDS encoding ABC transporter permease, translating into MIRLEKRPQPSRAWSMATPLVAVLATMFFGGLLFAALGKPPVEAIRTIFWEPLFGEFAFYYRPQLLVKGAPLVLIAIGLSLGFRAGIWNIGAEGQYIMGAIFGAGAGLAFYPSESFLIFPFMVLAGAFGGWIWAMIPAILKTRFGTNEILVSLMLVYVAEQFLASVSLGLLKNPEGFGFPGSRNLQAWDSAHNAELIAGTGMHWGVVAALIAVIFAYVLLNRHMTGYHIRLTGEAPRAARFAGVNPTRLVLFCLGTSGALAGLAGMFEVSGPSGQISIDFNVGYGFTAIIVAFLGRLHPVGILLAGGLMALTYIGGDIAQSNLQLPAAAIQVFQGMLLFFLLAFDLLTNFRIAIGKPEVA; encoded by the coding sequence ATGATCCGGCTTGAGAAAAGGCCGCAGCCGTCGCGGGCCTGGTCGATGGCGACGCCGCTGGTGGCGGTGCTGGCGACGATGTTTTTCGGCGGGCTGCTGTTTGCCGCGCTTGGCAAACCGCCGGTTGAGGCGATCCGCACCATCTTTTGGGAGCCGCTGTTTGGCGAGTTCGCCTTCTACTACCGCCCGCAGCTGCTGGTGAAAGGCGCGCCGCTGGTGCTGATTGCCATCGGCCTGTCGCTGGGCTTTCGCGCAGGCATCTGGAACATCGGCGCCGAGGGCCAGTACATCATGGGCGCCATCTTCGGCGCCGGGGCCGGCCTTGCCTTCTACCCCTCCGAGTCGTTCCTGATCTTCCCCTTCATGGTCCTTGCCGGCGCATTCGGCGGCTGGATCTGGGCGATGATCCCGGCGATCCTCAAGACACGCTTTGGCACCAACGAAATCCTGGTCTCCTTGATGCTGGTCTATGTGGCCGAACAGTTCCTCGCCTCGGTCTCCTTGGGCCTGTTGAAGAACCCCGAGGGTTTCGGCTTCCCCGGCTCACGCAACCTGCAAGCCTGGGACAGCGCCCATAACGCCGAGCTGATCGCGGGCACCGGCATGCACTGGGGCGTGGTGGCGGCGCTGATTGCAGTGATCTTTGCCTATGTGCTGCTGAACCGCCACATGACCGGCTACCACATCCGCCTCACCGGCGAAGCGCCGCGCGCCGCCAGGTTCGCCGGCGTGAACCCAACCCGGCTGGTGCTGTTCTGCCTTGGCACTTCTGGTGCTCTGGCAGGTCTTGCCGGCATGTTCGAGGTCTCCGGCCCCTCCGGCCAGATCAGCATCGACTTCAACGTCGGCTATGGCTTTACCGCGATCATTGTGGCCTTCCTGGGCCGCCTGCATCCGGTGGGCATCCTGCTGGCAGGCGGGCTGATGGCGCTGACCTACATTGGCGGCGATATCGCGCAGTCGAACCTGCAGCTGCCGGCCGCAGCCATTCAGGTTTTCCAGGGGATGCTTCTGTTCTTCCTGCTGGCCTTTGACCTGCTGACCAATTTCCGGATCGCAATCGGCAAGCCGGAGGTGGCGTAA
- a CDS encoding ABC transporter permease, with translation MDLSAINPVLLIASLMVAATPLLLAAIGELVVEKSGVLNLGVEGMMIVGAIAGFATAVESGSPLLGFIAAAIAGAALSVLFAILTQFAQANQVASGLSLTLFGLGLSALMGQSYVGVKPPQMGDVHIPVLSDLPVVGPILFGHDIILYFGIVLTAAVWWVLKYSRLGLVLRAVGENHDAAHALGYKVIKIRLMAIMFGGACAGLGGAYISLIRVPQWTEGMTAGIGWIALALVVFASWKPWRALLGAYLFGGVTVVQLNLQAAGVAIPVEYLAMSPYLITILVLVILSADKSGAPAALGRNFHASR, from the coding sequence ATGGATCTTTCTGCAATCAACCCGGTCCTGCTCATCGCCTCGCTGATGGTGGCGGCAACCCCGCTCCTGCTGGCGGCCATCGGTGAATTGGTGGTCGAGAAATCCGGCGTGCTGAACCTTGGGGTCGAGGGGATGATGATCGTTGGCGCCATCGCGGGCTTTGCCACCGCAGTGGAAAGCGGCTCGCCCCTCCTGGGCTTCATTGCCGCTGCCATCGCAGGCGCGGCGCTGTCGGTCCTGTTTGCGATCCTCACCCAGTTTGCCCAGGCCAACCAGGTGGCCTCCGGCCTGTCGCTGACACTGTTCGGGCTGGGCCTGTCGGCGCTGATGGGGCAGTCCTATGTCGGTGTGAAGCCGCCGCAGATGGGCGATGTTCACATCCCGGTGCTCAGCGACCTGCCCGTCGTTGGCCCGATCCTGTTCGGCCACGACATCATCCTCTACTTCGGCATCGTCCTGACCGCTGCCGTCTGGTGGGTGCTGAAATACTCGCGCCTCGGCCTGGTGCTGCGCGCGGTGGGCGAGAACCACGATGCTGCCCATGCGCTGGGCTACAAGGTGATCAAGATCCGTCTGATGGCGATCATGTTCGGCGGCGCCTGTGCGGGCCTCGGCGGCGCCTACATCAGCCTGATCCGGGTGCCGCAGTGGACCGAGGGCATGACCGCCGGCATCGGCTGGATTGCGCTCGCCCTTGTGGTCTTTGCCAGCTGGAAACCCTGGCGCGCGCTGCTGGGTGCCTATCTGTTTGGCGGGGTCACCGTGGTGCAGCTTAATCTGCAGGCGGCAGGCGTTGCCATCCCGGTCGAGTATCTGGCAATGTCGCCCTATCTGATTACCATCCTGGTGCTTGTTATCCTTTCCGCGGACAAAAGCGGCGCACCCGCTGCGCTTGGCCGCAATTTCCACGCCTCCCGCTAG
- a CDS encoding BMP family ABC transporter substrate-binding protein produces the protein MKLTNLLTSAAVALGLAAGAALAEDKTKVGFVYVGPVGDGGWTYEHDQGRKAVEAEFGDKVETVYVENVAEGPDAERVMTQMALEGADLIFTTSFGYMDPTINVAKKFPNVKFEHATGYKRADNVSTYSARFYEGRAVQGTIAGHMTESNIIGYIGSYPIPEVIRGINSAYIHAKKVNPDVEFKIVWAFTWFDPAKEADAAKVLIEQGADVILQHTDSTAPQAAAQAAGNVITFGQASDMSEYAPKPRVSSIIDDWAPYYIARTKAVMDGTWESVDTWDGIGAGMVGIGEISDAVPADVKEAALAIKDSIADGSYHPFTGPLKKQDGSDWLAEGETADDGTLAGMNFYVEGLEGDIPQ, from the coding sequence ATGAAACTGACCAACCTCCTGACCAGCGCCGCCGTGGCGCTTGGCCTGGCCGCGGGCGCGGCGCTGGCCGAAGACAAGACCAAAGTGGGCTTTGTCTATGTCGGCCCCGTCGGCGACGGCGGCTGGACCTATGAGCACGACCAGGGCCGCAAGGCGGTTGAGGCCGAATTCGGCGACAAGGTCGAAACCGTCTATGTGGAAAACGTGGCCGAAGGCCCGGATGCCGAGCGGGTGATGACCCAGATGGCGCTGGAAGGCGCCGACCTGATCTTCACCACCTCCTTTGGCTACATGGACCCGACCATCAACGTCGCCAAGAAATTCCCGAACGTGAAGTTCGAGCACGCCACCGGCTACAAGCGCGCGGACAACGTCTCGACCTATTCCGCCCGCTTCTATGAGGGCCGCGCGGTGCAGGGCACCATCGCGGGCCACATGACCGAGAGCAACATCATCGGCTACATCGGCTCCTACCCGATCCCGGAAGTGATCCGCGGCATCAACTCAGCCTATATCCACGCCAAGAAAGTGAACCCCGACGTCGAGTTCAAGATCGTCTGGGCCTTCACCTGGTTCGACCCGGCCAAGGAAGCGGACGCCGCCAAGGTGCTGATCGAACAGGGTGCCGATGTGATCCTGCAGCACACCGACTCCACCGCGCCGCAGGCGGCTGCACAGGCCGCGGGCAACGTGATCACCTTCGGCCAGGCGTCCGACATGTCGGAATATGCGCCTAAGCCGCGCGTCTCCTCGATCATTGATGACTGGGCACCTTATTACATTGCCCGCACCAAGGCTGTGATGGACGGCACCTGGGAGTCGGTTGACACCTGGGACGGCATCGGCGCCGGCATGGTGGGCATCGGCGAAATTTCTGACGCTGTTCCGGCGGACGTGAAAGAGGCTGCTCTGGCTATCAAGGACTCGATCGCGGACGGCTCCTACCACCCCTTCACCGGCCCGCTGAAAAAGCAGGACGGCAGCGACTGGCTGGCAGAGGGTGAGACCGCCGACGACGGCACCCTGGCTGGCATGAACTTCTATGTCGAAGGCCTCGAAGGCGACATTCCGCAGTAA
- a CDS encoding VOC family protein, with the protein MKLNYAVVGTNDMDASVKFYDALFEHSDLAKIRPSERMTYWLMDDFAFAAALPFDGEPATNGNGTMVGFSLGSAAEVTRLHSKAIELGGTCEGAPKQRGPRFSAYVRDLDRNKICFAD; encoded by the coding sequence TTGAAACTGAACTACGCCGTTGTTGGCACCAACGACATGGACGCGTCGGTCAAATTCTACGACGCCCTGTTCGAACACTCGGACCTTGCGAAGATCCGTCCGAGCGAGAGAATGACCTACTGGCTGATGGACGATTTTGCCTTTGCCGCCGCCCTGCCTTTCGACGGCGAACCGGCCACCAATGGCAATGGAACCATGGTGGGGTTCAGCCTCGGCTCTGCCGCCGAAGTCACCAGGCTGCACAGCAAGGCGATTGAGCTGGGCGGCACTTGCGAGGGCGCGCCAAAGCAGCGCGGACCGCGGTTTTCCGCATATGTGCGGGACCTGGACAGAAACAAAATCTGTTTCGCCGACTAG
- a CDS encoding aldo/keto reductase produces MTQTARKILTAPDGAPASRFAFGTMQFGGRADETQSARMYAACRAAGINHFDTAWVYTDGRSEQILGRLIKDDRDQLLIATKAGYTGGAGAANLRAQLDESRRRLGLDTVDVFYLHRFDPDTDLRETTDCFAALKDEGVIRYVGLSNFAAWQVMKAQMAALASGTGVDILQPMYSLVKRQAEVEILPMCADQGIAVAPYSPLGGGLLTGKYAGGGSGRITEDDRYRARYGAEYMHAAAQRLSALAAERGTDPATLAVAWAAAHPAFPMPIISARSVQQLQPSLAALDFEMDAELYNIIEAFSPRPAPATDRLEEQD; encoded by the coding sequence ATGACCCAGACCGCACGCAAGATTCTGACCGCCCCCGACGGCGCCCCGGCCAGCCGTTTCGCCTTTGGCACCATGCAGTTCGGCGGCCGCGCCGATGAGACGCAATCGGCCCGGATGTATGCCGCCTGCCGCGCCGCCGGGATCAATCACTTCGACACCGCCTGGGTCTATACCGATGGCCGGTCGGAACAGATCCTGGGCCGCCTGATCAAGGACGACCGCGACCAGCTGCTGATCGCCACCAAGGCGGGCTACACCGGCGGCGCGGGGGCTGCCAACCTGCGCGCCCAGCTGGATGAAAGCCGCCGCCGTCTGGGGCTTGATACGGTCGACGTGTTTTATCTGCACCGGTTCGACCCGGACACCGACCTGCGCGAAACCACGGACTGTTTCGCCGCGCTCAAGGACGAGGGGGTGATCCGCTACGTTGGCCTGTCAAACTTTGCCGCCTGGCAGGTGATGAAGGCGCAGATGGCGGCGCTGGCCTCCGGCACCGGCGTGGACATCCTGCAGCCGATGTATTCGCTGGTGAAACGCCAGGCTGAGGTCGAGATCCTGCCGATGTGCGCCGACCAGGGCATCGCCGTGGCCCCCTACTCCCCCTTGGGCGGCGGGCTCCTGACCGGCAAATATGCCGGCGGCGGCAGCGGCCGCATCACAGAAGACGACCGCTACCGCGCCCGCTACGGCGCTGAGTACATGCATGCAGCCGCCCAGCGCCTGTCGGCCCTCGCGGCGGAGCGCGGCACCGATCCGGCCACACTGGCCGTGGCCTGGGCCGCGGCGCACCCTGCGTTTCCGATGCCGATCATCTCCGCCCGCAGCGTGCAGCAGCTGCAGCCCTCGCTGGCAGCGCTGGATTTTGAAATGGACGCAGAGCTTTATAATATAATCGAAGCCTTCAGCCCGCGGCCTGCGCCCGCGACTGACCGGCTGGAAGAACAGGATTAG
- a CDS encoding NAD(P)/FAD-dependent oxidoreductase, which produces MQDFIVIGGGMAGISAAARLADLGSVTLLEMEDALGYHSSGRSAALFEENYGHGPTIDLNRASAAYLRENGYLSPRGLMLVGAKDDGAGFARDVDELGMATLELEEALAMVPILNPGTVGYTAISGAAEDIDTDRMLQDFAKALRAADGRTVTKAPVTAITRIQDGWEVTAGGQTYQARQLVNAAGAWADQVAALAGVAAIGLQPKRRSMARLPAPGGHDVSGWPMLLGVGETWYAKPDAGKLLVSPADTGLVDPHDAYADDMVLAEGLARYEEMVTEPVTRVESNFAGLRSFVRDGTLVLGPDPDQPDFIWCAGQGGYGIMTAPAASQLIADLVAGRAPVLDADTVAALSPARLR; this is translated from the coding sequence ATGCAGGATTTCATCGTCATCGGCGGCGGTATGGCCGGCATCAGCGCCGCCGCCCGGCTTGCGGACCTGGGCAGCGTCACCCTCCTGGAGATGGAGGACGCGCTTGGCTACCATTCCTCCGGCCGCTCTGCCGCGCTGTTTGAGGAAAATTACGGCCACGGCCCCACCATCGACCTGAACCGCGCCAGCGCCGCCTACCTGCGCGAGAACGGCTACCTGTCGCCGCGCGGGCTGATGCTGGTCGGGGCCAAGGACGATGGCGCCGGTTTTGCCCGCGATGTGGATGAACTGGGCATGGCCACGCTGGAGCTGGAGGAGGCCCTGGCCATGGTGCCGATCCTGAACCCCGGGACCGTCGGCTATACCGCCATAAGCGGCGCGGCAGAGGATATCGACACCGACCGGATGCTGCAGGATTTCGCCAAGGCCTTGCGCGCCGCGGACGGCCGGACCGTGACCAAGGCGCCGGTGACAGCCATCACCCGTATCCAAGACGGCTGGGAGGTCACCGCGGGCGGCCAGACCTATCAGGCCCGTCAGCTTGTCAACGCCGCGGGCGCCTGGGCGGATCAGGTCGCGGCGCTGGCCGGGGTGGCAGCGATCGGCCTGCAGCCCAAACGGCGTTCGATGGCGCGGCTGCCGGCGCCTGGCGGCCATGATGTCAGCGGCTGGCCGATGCTGCTGGGCGTGGGCGAGACTTGGTACGCCAAGCCCGATGCAGGCAAGCTGCTGGTTTCCCCCGCGGACACCGGCCTGGTGGACCCGCATGACGCCTATGCCGACGACATGGTGCTGGCCGAGGGGCTGGCGCGCTATGAGGAAATGGTGACCGAGCCGGTCACCCGGGTCGAAAGCAACTTTGCCGGGCTGCGCAGCTTTGTCCGCGACGGCACCCTGGTGCTGGGTCCGGATCCGGATCAGCCCGATTTCATCTGGTGCGCAGGCCAGGGCGGCTATGGCATCATGACCGCACCCGCCGCCTCGCAGCTGATTGCCGACCTGGTGGCGGGCCGCGCGCCGGTGCTGGATGCGGACACGGTGGCGGCCCTGTCGCCCGCCCGGCTGCGCTGA
- a CDS encoding DUF938 domain-containing protein encodes MPVRPVPGAASVAAPEDGKLFAPAAARNSGVLCDLLAEVAPATGRALELASGTGQHAAAYAARLPGLTWQPSEVEEVRLDSIRAYAEESGLRNILPPVQLDATAPGWGAAHPGQDLIVLVNLLHLISEDEARALIREAAAALAPGGRFVLYGPFLRGGELTSDGDRAFHAALSAHDPEIGYKDDFDVIDWLHGAGLELLHAVEMPANNLALIAEKPAI; translated from the coding sequence ATGCCGGTGCGCCCGGTTCCCGGTGCGGCCTCGGTGGCGGCACCGGAGGACGGCAAGCTGTTTGCCCCCGCCGCCGCCCGCAACAGCGGCGTGCTGTGCGATCTGCTGGCAGAGGTGGCCCCCGCCACGGGCCGCGCGCTGGAACTGGCCAGCGGCACTGGCCAGCACGCGGCGGCCTATGCCGCCCGGCTGCCCGGCCTGACATGGCAGCCCAGCGAGGTGGAGGAGGTCCGGCTTGACAGCATCCGGGCCTATGCCGAAGAGAGCGGCCTCAGGAACATCCTTCCGCCGGTGCAGCTCGACGCCACCGCCCCCGGCTGGGGCGCAGCGCATCCCGGCCAGGATCTGATTGTGCTGGTGAACCTGCTGCACCTGATCAGCGAAGACGAGGCCCGCGCCCTGATCCGCGAGGCCGCCGCCGCCCTCGCCCCCGGCGGACGCTTCGTGCTCTACGGCCCCTTCTTGCGCGGCGGTGAGCTGACCAGCGACGGCGACCGGGCGTTTCACGCGGCGCTCTCCGCCCATGACCCAGAGATCGGCTACAAGGACGACTTCGACGTCATCGATTGGCTGCACGGCGCCGGGCTGGAGCTGCTGCACGCGGTGGAGATGCCCGCTAACAACCTGGCGCTAATCGCGGAAAAACCGGCCATCTGA
- a CDS encoding carboxymuconolactone decarboxylase family protein, which yields MDWHEKLDGTRKGLRNLNGAIPETAQAFGALGKAVKQGGVLEFKQKEFVALGIAVALRCEDCIGLHVEALVKAGASRAEVGDVLAMSIQMGGGPAMMYAAKAMECFDQLTR from the coding sequence ATGGACTGGCACGAGAAACTGGACGGGACCCGCAAGGGCCTGCGCAATCTGAACGGGGCGATCCCGGAAACCGCCCAGGCATTTGGCGCGCTTGGCAAGGCGGTGAAACAGGGCGGTGTCCTGGAATTCAAGCAGAAAGAATTCGTTGCCCTGGGCATCGCGGTGGCGCTGCGCTGCGAGGATTGCATCGGCCTGCATGTGGAGGCGCTGGTCAAGGCAGGCGCCAGCCGCGCCGAGGTCGGGGATGTGCTGGCGATGTCGATCCAGATGGGCGGCGGCCCGGCGATGATGTATGCGGCCAAGGCGATGGAGTGTTTCGACCAGCTGACCCGCTGA
- a CDS encoding LysR family transcriptional regulator has translation MQINSFETFLAIEVTGSFHGAARVLNVAQTTVSARIKALEDRLGVALFERGPGGTRLSEAGRQFMPYAEQMVRTWEFVSGDLKASLAGRVPLRLGAQLSVWDPVLVDVAVWLEAEQGTVPFTLNYDHAMNMGEAVARRLLDLAIVNEVPAGSGLAAEELPPERLVLVSDQPLRLGRDALPLFINLEFGSEYDAQLRDVLPRRSRQHIVLGNALMGLRYLMKRGGMGYFPAYMAAEALAAGQIHAVEAAPEINLGCKALYLPDNPGLPHIRQALQGLHAVRAAG, from the coding sequence ATGCAGATCAATTCTTTCGAGACCTTCCTGGCGATTGAGGTCACCGGCAGCTTTCACGGCGCGGCGCGGGTGCTGAATGTCGCCCAGACCACGGTCAGCGCCCGCATCAAGGCGCTGGAGGACCGCCTGGGCGTGGCGCTGTTTGAGCGCGGGCCCGGCGGCACCCGGCTCAGCGAGGCGGGGCGTCAGTTCATGCCATATGCTGAGCAGATGGTGCGGACCTGGGAGTTCGTCTCCGGCGATCTGAAGGCGAGCCTGGCCGGGCGGGTGCCTTTGCGGCTGGGGGCGCAGCTGTCGGTCTGGGATCCGGTGCTGGTGGATGTTGCGGTCTGGCTGGAGGCGGAGCAGGGCACGGTGCCGTTCACGCTGAACTATGACCACGCGATGAATATGGGCGAGGCGGTGGCGCGGCGGCTGCTGGACCTGGCGATCGTCAACGAGGTGCCCGCGGGCAGCGGTCTGGCGGCGGAGGAGCTGCCGCCGGAGCGGCTGGTGCTGGTGTCAGACCAGCCGCTGCGGCTGGGCCGCGATGCGCTGCCCTTGTTCATCAACCTGGAATTCGGCAGCGAGTACGACGCCCAGCTGCGTGATGTTCTGCCCCGCCGCAGCCGTCAGCACATCGTTCTGGGCAATGCGCTGATGGGTCTGCGCTACCTGATGAAGCGGGGCGGCATGGGGTATTTTCCAGCCTATATGGCGGCAGAGGCGCTGGCGGCGGGGCAGATCCACGCTGTGGAGGCAGCGCCAGAGATCAACCTGGGCTGCAAGGCACTGTACCTGCCGGACAATCCGGGCCTGCCCCATATCCGCCAGGCGCTGCAGGGGCTGCATGCGGTGCGGGCTGCCGGATAG
- a CDS encoding HD domain-containing protein, producing the protein MLDKSHKPTWTSFTEATPEDWAAVEKYEEAYNAALPDRILDAIRSLDEDWTPYPVNRYQHSLQAATRAWEDGADDEIIVAALVHDTGDILSPYNHGELSAAMMKPYVSEKTYWILKHHCVFQGFYYNHHFGGDRNARDKYRDSPYWEDCRYFCEKYDQCAFDPEYPTKPLEFFEPILRQVLSRGWGHMELAETAKD; encoded by the coding sequence ATGCTGGACAAAAGCCACAAGCCCACCTGGACCAGTTTCACCGAAGCCACGCCCGAAGACTGGGCCGCGGTGGAAAAATACGAGGAGGCCTATAACGCCGCCCTGCCCGACCGGATCCTCGATGCCATCCGCTCACTGGACGAGGACTGGACCCCGTACCCGGTGAACCGCTACCAGCACAGCCTGCAGGCTGCGACCCGCGCCTGGGAGGACGGCGCCGATGACGAGATCATCGTGGCGGCGCTGGTGCATGACACCGGCGACATCCTGTCGCCCTACAATCACGGCGAGCTGTCGGCGGCGATGATGAAGCCCTATGTCAGCGAGAAGACCTATTGGATCCTCAAGCATCACTGCGTGTTTCAGGGCTTCTATTACAACCACCACTTCGGCGGCGACCGCAACGCGCGGGACAAATACCGCGACAGCCCCTATTGGGAGGACTGCCGGTATTTCTGCGAAAAGTACGACCAATGCGCCTTTGACCCGGAGTATCCCACCAAGCCGCTGGAATTCTTCGAACCGATCCTGCGCCAGGTGCTGTCGCGCGGCTGGGGGCATATGGAACTGGCGGAAACGGCGAAAGACTGA